The nucleotide sequence TACTGTTACGTTCCGGCAGAACAGCTAAACGGAAAGATATCTGAATCTCAAATCATACGGAATCCTATTAGTTAACCCCTTTTTGCTGTTTTGCTACGCTGAGATCTACCCAGCTTGGACTTGCGCGTTGTGAACAGCATTGTCGTTTGAGGGGTTCATCTGACCGGATTTTATATTATACACTCACATCTAATTATGCTATATTACTCCACATGTGAGGTCGTGTACAATAAATATCAATACTGAATCAAGTTCTTAGGTGAGCTATGAGTGGGGCAAAAGGATTTGGCAAGCAGAACCATAAAGAAAATATTGACAGGAGAAAAGATCGTTTTGATACAGAGTGGGATGATGCCATCTCTAGATTCCAGATTGATGTTGGATTTAAGTCTTTTCAATTGAACTTGAGGCATCCGAAAACTCGCGAGATCTGCAAGCCCCATCAAGCAATTCCTGATGTTTTCAAACAATGGCAAACTATTCAGTCATTGTGGGATCGACGTAGCCTCCTATATGAGGCAATCTACAGTCTCGTTGGTCAACACATGAAACCTTGGCAAGTTGCCAACTATCTTACTGCCAACCGAAGTCCACTTGACGCATTAGATATTCTTCAAAGTGAAATAAAGAATTCCAAAAATTCAGATAAATTTCCAGAATACTGCATAGCTTTATCTAGATCTCTGATCGCTCTAACATATTACAAAGAAGCACTAACATGGGCTCAAAAGGCATTTCAAGCTAGCCCGAAGGATATACGAAATAAGTTTATCTTAGCTGATGCCTATGCTTTATGTGGTTATCCTGAAGAGGCTGACAAAATCTACCAGGAGCAGTTAGCTTTAGCCAAGCCCTCCCAAAACAACTCGATTTCTGAAATGTTTTCAGAAATGTTCGCTAAAGAGACAGGAATAATTTCATCCCCTGTATTTGCTGTTCAGATTGGATTGCAACTAAGCGACCCGCATCAATCTGCTGAATTTTGGAAGATTGCTGAGGCTGAATTTTATGACAGCCCGTATTTTAGAATGCAACATGCATATCATTTAGCAAACTCTGGTAGTGTAGAGCACTGCATTGCTAAGCTTATAGCCTTAACTCACGAGATGCCCTGGCTAAAAGAAGCCAACCTGAAACTGATGCAGATTTTTGAAGAGTTAAATCAATCAGGCAAAGTCATTATGCCTGAGTTTCAGTCTCAATTGCGTAAACGCCTTGAGTCAAACTCTTAGAGACGATTTCAATGTGGTTGCCCCCATCCCCAATCAACTCCCGACGGTCACCTCTACCCCTCGCACGCTGGCTCGACCGGAGCAGCTCTACTCTTACGACATCCTGGCTAGCGACCCCGATGGCGACGCCCTCACCTACGAGCTGGTCAACGCTCCTGCAGGAGCTGTGCTCGATGGCGAGCGCTTGGTTTGGAATCCCACTGCCGCTCAAATGGGTGATAACGCTTTCTCTATCCGCATTCGCGACAGTCAGGGGGGCAGTATTACCCACGACTTCGAGGTGCAGGTAAGCAACCGGGTGGTGAATCATACGCCTGTCATTACTTCTGCTCCTGAGCTGACCACCCATCTCGATCGCGACTATCGATCTGTTGAGTGAGTCTATCGTCGATCCGGTTAATGGCGATCGCGCTATCGAATACTCCTACGACCCCGCTGGCAATCGCCTCACCCGCACGGATTCGTTGGAAGGGTTGACCCAATACACCTACGATGCCAACAACCGCTTGCTGACGACGCTAGATGAGGCAGGCAGTCTCACCCAATTCAGTTACGACGACAACGGTAATTTAATCCTGCGGGAGAATTCTGCCCAACGGACTGCTTACAGCTTCGATTTTGAGAATCGGTTGGTGGCGGCTGACATTAAGCGAGGCGGCGATCGGCAGGTGGCCGAGTTTATCTACGACGATTTCGGCATTCGCGTGGCGTCGGTTGTGGATGGGGTAGAGACTCGCTTCTTAGTCGATAGCAATCTGACTTACGCGCAGGTGCTGGAGGAATATAGACCGGATGGCACGATTGAGACTGCTTACGTCTATGGCAACGGCTCGATCGCTCAATTGGAAGGGGAGGCAGCTACTTACTTCCATGTGGATGGTTTGGGCAGCACGAGGATGTTGAGCGATGAGACAGGGGCTATTGTTGCCGAGTACGATTATGATGCCTTTGGGCGGGCGATCGGCCAACAGGGAGTCGAGACAGACTTTCAGTTTGCAGGGGAGCAACGGGATACGACATTGGAGCTCGATTATTTGCGGGCTCGCTATTACGACCCCGACCTCGGGCGGTTTATCAGCCGCGATCCGTTCTCTGGGTTCATCACAGATCCGTACTCTCAACACAAGTATCAGTACGCTCACGCCAACCCAGTGAACAATACCGACCCCAGCGGATTGTTCACTATTGGCGAGATTGAAGCGGCTAACAACATTCGCAATACCCTTGCAGGGATTCAAGCTAGTACTGGAGAAAGCTTAAGAGATGCAGCCATTCTCAGAACTGAGTTTGGGCTTGAAAACATTTTGCTTAATTCTATTGGGGGGCTGGTCTTGGGAGCTGTGGTAGGCAGAGCTGCGGCTGCGATTCCCGGAGGCAACCTAGCTCTAGGAGCTTTAGCCCTTCAATCTGCACTCAATGGAGGCTTTGTCGGCCCAATCGATGGTAGCTCCAGTGGCAACGGAGGAGGCAATGGTACTGGAAGCAAAGGTAGCGGTGGACCTTCCAATCCTTCTACCTCCCCTAGAGATGTATTGCTTGATACTAATATTGTGGATCAGCTAGCAGATGGAGAACCAGGAAGTGGCAAGTTTGCGCAGAGGTTAGATGGTAGATTAGTAATAGATGATACAGTGGCGCAAGAAGCTCTCAATGGTGGAATAGATCTCAATAAGTTCTTGAACGACTTCAACGTAGAAGTTATTAAAGGAGCTAGTGAAGCTGAAGCTCAAGTAATTGCCAGTCGGCTTAACAGAGTGCTGA is from Synechococcus sp. PCC 7336 and encodes:
- a CDS encoding putative Ig domain-containing protein; this translates as MVAPIPNQLPTVTSTPRTLARPEQLYSYDILASDPDGDALTYELVNAPAGAVLDGERLVWNPTAAQMGDNAFSIRIRDSQGGSITHDFEVQVSNRVVNHTPVITSAPELTTHLDRDYRSVE
- a CDS encoding RHS repeat-associated core domain-containing protein, encoding MSESIVDPVNGDRAIEYSYDPAGNRLTRTDSLEGLTQYTYDANNRLLTTLDEAGSLTQFSYDDNGNLILRENSAQRTAYSFDFENRLVAADIKRGGDRQVAEFIYDDFGIRVASVVDGVETRFLVDSNLTYAQVLEEYRPDGTIETAYVYGNGSIAQLEGEAATYFHVDGLGSTRMLSDETGAIVAEYDYDAFGRAIGQQGVETDFQFAGEQRDTTLELDYLRARYYDPDLGRFISRDPFSGFITDPYSQHKYQYAHANPVNNTDPSGLFTIGEIEAANNIRNTLAGIQASTGESLRDAAILRTEFGLENILLNSIGGLVLGAVVGRAAAAIPGGNLALGALALQSALNGGFVGPIDGSSSGNGGGNGTGSKGSGGPSNPSTSPRDVLLDTNIVDQLADGEPGSGKFAQRLDGRLVIDDTVAQEALNGGIDLNKFLNDFNVEVIKGASEAEAQVIASRLNRVLNNDLRIITTAESRTLKFATSDRRALTAAIDVGVDARAVRFRTPRLPFFKGVTRSLRGRGIRNIRVFFEALNNF
- a CDS encoding lipopolysaccharide assembly protein LapB; this translates as MSGAKGFGKQNHKENIDRRKDRFDTEWDDAISRFQIDVGFKSFQLNLRHPKTREICKPHQAIPDVFKQWQTIQSLWDRRSLLYEAIYSLVGQHMKPWQVANYLTANRSPLDALDILQSEIKNSKNSDKFPEYCIALSRSLIALTYYKEALTWAQKAFQASPKDIRNKFILADAYALCGYPEEADKIYQEQLALAKPSQNNSISEMFSEMFAKETGIISSPVFAVQIGLQLSDPHQSAEFWKIAEAEFYDSPYFRMQHAYHLANSGSVEHCIAKLIALTHEMPWLKEANLKLMQIFEELNQSGKVIMPEFQSQLRKRLESNS